From a single Candidatus Cetobacterium colombiensis genomic region:
- a CDS encoding cyclically-permuted mutarotase family protein, whose translation MKKIVLNLSLVTLFLTGCSATESKFEKNEDISWRYIKDLPTPKGFEKQHGVAGPLAGNIGEYVIVAGGANFPYKSVLEGGQKVVYSDLYLMKQTKNGLDLVKHTKLPKEIGYGTTISTEKGIYYIGGTYQTGVSNEVLFITLNKEKNDIEVKTIGKLPFDYHSGVAALYEDNIYIVTGKQEGKNSKNFYKYNLSTGKTTELKMFPGTERSQSVGQVLNNGKENLLYVFGGGTGVAFADGYAYNFAQNTWEKVKDVEINGKEISVLGASSVKLDSNQMLVIGGFNKEIWDDANLKLGSLKGEALKKYKQEYFTKDPQDFNWNKDMLVYDARNNTWRSIGEVPFMAPCGEGLVKIGDTIYSINGEIKPGVRSERIYEGKIIQN comes from the coding sequence ATGAAAAAAATTGTATTAAATTTATCTTTAGTTACTTTATTTTTAACAGGATGTTCGGCAACGGAATCAAAGTTTGAAAAAAACGAAGATATATCGTGGAGATATATAAAGGATTTACCAACGCCTAAAGGATTTGAAAAACAACATGGAGTAGCAGGTCCACTGGCTGGAAATATTGGTGAATATGTTATCGTTGCAGGAGGAGCTAATTTTCCATATAAATCAGTTCTTGAGGGTGGACAAAAGGTTGTGTATTCAGATTTATATTTAATGAAGCAGACAAAAAATGGATTGGATTTAGTTAAACATACTAAATTACCAAAAGAAATAGGTTATGGAACAACAATTTCTACTGAAAAAGGAATCTACTATATTGGTGGAACTTATCAAACAGGAGTGTCAAATGAAGTATTATTTATAACTTTAAATAAGGAAAAAAATGATATTGAGGTTAAAACAATAGGAAAACTTCCATTTGACTATCATAGTGGTGTGGCGGCATTATATGAAGACAATATCTATATTGTTACAGGTAAACAAGAAGGTAAAAATAGTAAGAATTTTTATAAATACAATTTATCAACAGGAAAAACAACTGAATTAAAAATGTTCCCGGGAACAGAAAGAAGTCAATCAGTGGGACAAGTATTAAATAATGGAAAGGAAAATTTATTATACGTTTTTGGAGGAGGAACCGGAGTAGCTTTTGCAGATGGTTATGCTTATAATTTTGCTCAAAATACATGGGAGAAAGTTAAAGATGTAGAGATCAATGGAAAAGAAATCTCAGTTTTAGGAGCAAGTTCAGTTAAATTAGATTCTAATCAAATGTTAGTTATAGGAGGATTTAATAAAGAAATTTGGGACGATGCAAACTTAAAATTAGGATCATTAAAAGGAGAGGCATTGAAAAAATATAAACAAGAATATTTTACAAAAGATCCTCAAGATTTTAATTGGAATAAAGATATGCTAGTTTATGATGCTAGAAATAATACTTGGAGATCAATAGGGGAAGTTCCTTTTATGGCACCTTGTGGAGAAGGATTAGTTAAAATAGGCGATACAATTTACTCTATAAATGGAGAAATAAAGCCAGGAGTTAGAAGTGAAAGAATTTATGAAGGGAAAATAATTCAAAATTAA
- a CDS encoding 1-aminocyclopropane-1-carboxylate deaminase/D-cysteine desulfhydrase: MENKISIANLPTKIEKLKKISRELNVNIYIKRDDQTGTEISGNKVRKLEYSIKEAIDNGCDTLITCGGIQSNHARSTVAAGIKVGLSSVLVLRTNEEPEVDGNYLIDQLLGADIKFITSDEYSNKREEIMENIKSELLQNGRKGYIIPEGASNGIGSLGYIEFAKEVLDYEKEVGIEFDTIVVAVGSGGTYAGIHMGNNLYLDGKKRILGFNVCDTAEFFEEKVKNIILESKNYLNKENSKKINLESIEIIDGYVGEGYALSNESELDFIWNLAKNEGVILDPVYTGKAMYGLYNELKKNKFKETKNILFVHTGGLFGLFPKKNQFNFKKK; this comes from the coding sequence ATGGAGAACAAAATTAGTATTGCAAACTTACCCACAAAAATTGAAAAATTAAAAAAAATATCAAGGGAGTTAAATGTAAATATTTACATTAAAAGAGACGATCAAACAGGAACCGAAATATCTGGAAATAAAGTTAGGAAATTAGAGTATTCAATAAAAGAAGCGATTGATAATGGATGTGATACATTAATTACTTGTGGGGGAATTCAGTCAAATCATGCTAGATCAACAGTTGCTGCAGGAATAAAGGTTGGATTATCATCAGTATTGGTATTAAGAACAAATGAAGAACCTGAAGTTGATGGAAATTATTTGATAGATCAACTTTTAGGAGCAGATATTAAATTTATAACTTCTGATGAATATAGTAATAAACGTGAAGAGATAATGGAGAATATAAAAAGTGAGTTACTACAAAATGGAAGAAAAGGATATATAATTCCAGAAGGAGCATCAAATGGAATTGGAAGTTTAGGTTATATTGAATTTGCAAAAGAAGTTTTAGACTATGAAAAAGAAGTTGGGATAGAATTTGATACAATTGTAGTAGCTGTTGGGTCTGGAGGAACGTATGCAGGAATACATATGGGAAATAATCTTTATTTAGATGGGAAAAAAAGAATTTTAGGATTTAATGTATGTGATACTGCAGAATTTTTTGAAGAAAAAGTAAAAAATATAATTTTAGAAAGTAAAAATTATTTAAATAAAGAAAATTCTAAAAAAATAAATTTAGAAAGTATAGAAATAATTGATGGATATGTAGGAGAGGGGTATGCTTTAAGTAATGAAAGTGAACTAGATTTTATCTGGAATTTAGCTAAAAATGAGGGCGTAATTTTAGATCCGGTTTATACAGGAAAAGCTATGTATGGATTATATAATGAATTAAAGAAAAATAAATTTAAAGAAACTAAAAATATATTGTTTGTTCACACAGGTGGATTATTTGGGTTATTTCCAAAAAAAAATCAGTTTAATTTTAAAAAAAAATAA
- the dhaM gene encoding dihydroxyacetone kinase phosphoryl donor subunit DhaM codes for MLGFVVISHSKRLAHEVIELCNEMKKYDFPVVNGSGTNGDYLGSDPLIIVEAIKKAYSKDGVAIFADLGSSILNAELAVEFLEDGYNKHNIKIMDAPLVEGILMAMAINDEKLTLEDLKNELQEIKFMKKV; via the coding sequence ATGTTAGGATTTGTTGTAATATCTCATAGTAAAAGATTAGCTCATGAAGTAATAGAGTTATGTAATGAAATGAAAAAATATGATTTTCCAGTTGTTAATGGAAGTGGAACAAATGGAGACTATCTTGGATCTGATCCATTAATTATTGTAGAAGCAATAAAAAAGGCATATTCAAAGGATGGAGTTGCTATTTTTGCAGATTTGGGCAGTTCTATATTAAATGCAGAATTAGCTGTAGAGTTTTTAGAAGATGGATACAACAAACATAATATAAAAATAATGGATGCTCCTTTGGTAGAAGGTATCTTGATGGCTATGGCAATAAATGATGAAAAATTAACATTAGAAGATTTAAAAAATGAACTTCAAGAAATAAAATTTATGAAAAAAGTTTAG
- the dhaL gene encoding dihydroxyacetone kinase subunit DhaL: protein MDLLLIINNVADKIIKNRDYLSELDREIGDSDHGVNLARGFEKIKFENENLKKLNYSDLFNKIAMIIISNVGGASGAIYGTGLMKVAQSLKGVDTLNRDEVLKALEAMVDGIKMRGKAECGEKTMLDTIVPVVGIFKTNKNEDLKLLLNKIQETAKKGVESTKDMLATKGRASYLGERSVGHLDPGAMSSYFIIDTICENLKQVDKC from the coding sequence ATGGATTTATTATTGATAATAAATAACGTAGCTGACAAAATTATTAAAAATAGAGATTATTTAAGTGAATTAGATAGAGAAATTGGTGACAGTGATCATGGGGTTAATTTAGCTAGAGGTTTTGAAAAAATAAAATTTGAAAATGAAAATTTAAAAAAATTAAATTATTCAGATTTATTTAATAAAATAGCTATGATAATAATTTCAAATGTTGGTGGAGCTTCTGGAGCTATATATGGAACAGGACTTATGAAAGTAGCTCAAAGTTTAAAAGGAGTAGATACATTAAATAGAGATGAAGTTTTAAAGGCTTTAGAAGCGATGGTAGATGGAATAAAAATGAGAGGAAAAGCTGAATGTGGAGAAAAAACTATGTTAGATACAATAGTTCCAGTGGTTGGAATATTTAAAACTAACAAAAATGAAGATTTAAAACTATTATTAAATAAGATTCAAGAAACTGCTAAAAAAGGGGTAGAATCAACAAAAGATATGTTAGCTACAAAAGGAAGAGCAAGTTATCTAGGAGAGAGAAGTGTTGGACACCTAGATCCTGGTGCAATGTCTTCATATTTTATTATAGATACAATATGTGAAAATTTGAAGCAGGTGGACAAATGTTAG
- the dhaK gene encoding dihydroxyacetone kinase subunit DhaK — protein sequence MKKLINKKEDIVNEMILGMIKAFPNSIENVKDLPIIIRKDKKIEKVALISGGGSGHEPAHGGFVGYGMLDAAVAGEVFTSPSADKVYEAIKAVDSGKGVVLIIKNYSGDIMNFEMAAEMAEIEGIKVGKVIVDDDIAVENSTYTVGRRGIAGTIFVHKILGAAAEKGYSLEELEKLGNKVVENIKTMGMSLKSCTVFTTGKNSFDLPEDEVEIGLGIHGEPGTHREKFKDANTHVDYLLEKILLESKIGKEKVAVLINGLGETTLIELFIINNRVADILKEKNITIEKTLVGNYMTSLDMGGFSITILKLDDEIEELLKYKSDTIALKTF from the coding sequence ATGAAAAAACTTATCAATAAAAAAGAGGATATAGTAAATGAAATGATTTTAGGGATGATAAAAGCTTTTCCAAATTCTATTGAAAATGTAAAAGACTTACCAATTATTATAAGAAAAGATAAAAAAATTGAGAAAGTTGCATTGATAAGTGGTGGAGGAAGTGGACATGAGCCAGCTCATGGAGGATTTGTAGGTTATGGAATGCTTGATGCTGCTGTTGCTGGTGAAGTATTCACATCGCCAAGTGCAGATAAGGTATATGAAGCTATAAAAGCTGTAGACTCAGGAAAAGGAGTTGTATTAATAATCAAAAATTATAGTGGAGATATAATGAATTTTGAAATGGCAGCAGAAATGGCGGAGATAGAAGGGATAAAAGTAGGGAAAGTTATAGTAGATGATGATATTGCTGTAGAAAATAGTACTTATACAGTAGGAAGAAGAGGAATAGCTGGAACAATATTTGTACATAAAATTTTAGGAGCAGCAGCAGAAAAAGGATATTCTTTGGAGGAGCTTGAGAAATTAGGTAATAAAGTTGTAGAAAATATAAAAACCATGGGAATGTCATTAAAATCATGTACAGTATTTACTACTGGAAAAAATAGTTTTGATTTACCAGAGGATGAAGTTGAAATAGGATTAGGAATACACGGAGAACCTGGAACTCATAGAGAAAAATTTAAAGATGCGAACACTCATGTAGATTATCTTTTAGAAAAAATATTATTAGAATCTAAAATAGGTAAAGAAAAAGTTGCAGTTTTAATTAATGGATTGGGAGAAACTACTTTAATAGAATTATTCATTATAAATAATAGAGTGGCAGATATACTTAAAGAAAAAAATATAACAATTGAAAAAACTTTAGTGGGAAATTATATGACATCTTTAGACATGGGAGGCTTTTCAATTACAATTTTAAAGTTAGATGATGAAATTGAAGAGTTATTAAAGTATAAATCAGATACAATTGCATTAAAAACATTTTAG
- a CDS encoding ABC transporter ATP-binding protein: MAEVVLKKVEKQYPNGFKAVHGIDLDIKDGEFMVFVGPSGCAKSTTLRMVAGLEEITGGEIYIGDKLVNDLPPKDRGIAMVFQNYALYPHMTVYDNMAFGLKMAKVPKDEIDRRVKEAAEKLEITDLLDRKPKEMSGGQRQRVAVGRAIVRKPEVFLFDEPLSNLDAKLRVSMRVRITQLHKQLKEEGQNATMIYVTHDQVEAMTMGDRICVLNYGKIMQVDTPLNLYNIPANKFVAGFIGSPAMNIVKASLISEGDKTLVKLSNGDKLELPKSKSEKVKNQVGKDVWFGIRPENVGNKNTAKEGDSSLVGRVNIVEQMGNEEFIYFFVGDTQYTARIPAEKSTGASFNQKETFYFEMDKCHIFDMETEKNLTI; the protein is encoded by the coding sequence ATGGCAGAAGTAGTATTAAAAAAAGTTGAGAAACAATACCCTAATGGATTTAAAGCAGTGCATGGAATCGATTTAGACATTAAAGATGGAGAATTTATGGTTTTTGTAGGACCATCTGGATGTGCAAAATCAACTACTCTTAGAATGGTTGCAGGATTAGAGGAAATCACAGGAGGAGAAATCTACATAGGAGATAAGCTAGTTAATGACTTACCTCCAAAAGATAGAGGAATTGCAATGGTTTTTCAGAACTATGCACTTTATCCTCATATGACTGTTTATGATAATATGGCCTTTGGATTAAAAATGGCAAAAGTACCAAAAGATGAAATAGATAGAAGAGTTAAAGAAGCTGCAGAAAAGCTTGAAATAACAGATCTTTTAGATAGAAAACCAAAGGAAATGTCAGGAGGACAAAGACAAAGGGTTGCAGTAGGAAGAGCTATTGTAAGAAAGCCAGAAGTATTTTTATTTGATGAACCATTATCAAATTTAGATGCGAAACTTAGAGTTTCAATGAGAGTAAGGATAACTCAACTTCATAAGCAATTAAAAGAAGAGGGACAAAATGCAACAATGATTTACGTAACTCACGATCAAGTTGAAGCAATGACAATGGGTGATAGAATTTGTGTTTTAAACTATGGAAAAATTATGCAAGTAGATACACCTTTAAATTTATATAATATTCCAGCAAATAAGTTTGTTGCAGGATTTATAGGATCACCAGCAATGAATATAGTAAAAGCTTCATTAATTTCAGAAGGGGATAAAACATTAGTTAAATTGTCTAATGGAGATAAATTGGAGTTACCAAAATCAAAATCTGAAAAAGTTAAAAATCAAGTAGGAAAAGATGTTTGGTTTGGAATAAGACCAGAAAATGTAGGAAATAAAAATACAGCTAAAGAAGGGGATTCATCATTAGTTGGAAGAGTAAATATTGTTGAGCAAATGGGTAACGAGGAATTTATCTATTTCTTTGTAGGAGATACTCAATACACAGCAAGAATACCTGCTGAAAAATCTACAGGTGCAAGTTTTAATCAAAAAGAAACATTCTATTTTGAAATGGATAAATGTCATATATTTGATATGGAAACAGAAAAAAACTTAACAATTTAA
- a CDS encoding aldose epimerase family protein, giving the protein MKLKISEFGKTAEGEQIVLYNLKNEFVDLEVISLGGIITTLKTADKNKKYENIILKHNTIKEYEKDEFFYGCIVGRVAGRTKDGILKINNSTYKLEKNNGGNNLHGGTKGLNRKNWSGSASILDEKGIIVLKYKSPHLESNFPGEVVFEVKYILEKNTLTIEYSGISDRDTYINLTNHTYFNLSGDAKNTIKNNLLKINAKGYGWVDEETLPQKMEREDSFIKFKTFEKLENIFETNHEQVKIVGGGIDHPFELSKDSEFDIELKDEESGRSIKVKTTEPVAVVYTGNFLDKKHNGICFETQDYPDVFNFMPEKAKLYNNELKYNTKTIFYFN; this is encoded by the coding sequence TTGAAATTAAAGATTAGTGAGTTTGGAAAAACAGCAGAAGGAGAACAAATCGTTTTGTATAATTTAAAAAATGAATTTGTTGATTTAGAAGTTATTTCTTTAGGAGGAATAATAACAACGTTAAAAACAGCCGATAAAAATAAAAAGTATGAAAATATAATTTTGAAACACAATACTATAAAAGAATATGAAAAAGATGAATTTTTTTATGGATGTATAGTAGGAAGAGTAGCTGGTAGAACAAAAGATGGTATTTTAAAAATAAACAATTCAACATATAAACTTGAAAAAAATAATGGTGGGAATAATTTACATGGAGGAACAAAAGGATTAAATAGAAAAAATTGGTCTGGAAGTGCAAGTATTTTGGATGAAAAAGGAATAATAGTTTTAAAATATAAGAGTCCTCATTTAGAAAGTAATTTCCCAGGAGAAGTAGTTTTTGAAGTAAAATATATTCTTGAAAAAAATACTTTAACAATAGAATATTCTGGAATAAGTGATAGAGATACTTATATAAATCTTACAAATCATACATATTTTAATTTAAGTGGAGATGCAAAAAATACAATAAAAAATAATCTTTTAAAAATAAATGCAAAAGGTTACGGGTGGGTTGATGAGGAAACACTTCCACAAAAAATGGAGAGAGAAGATTCTTTTATAAAATTTAAAACTTTTGAAAAATTAGAAAATATCTTTGAAACAAATCATGAACAAGTGAAGATTGTTGGTGGAGGAATTGATCATCCTTTTGAATTGTCCAAAGATTCTGAATTTGATATAGAACTAAAAGATGAGGAAAGCGGGAGAAGTATAAAAGTAAAAACGACAGAGCCAGTAGCTGTAGTTTATACTGGAAATTTTTTAGATAAAAAACATAACGGCATTTGTTTTGAAACACAAGATTACCCAGACGTATTTAATTTTATGCCAGAAAAAGCCAAACTTTATAATAATGAATTAAAATATAATACAAAAACAATATTTTATTTTAACTAA
- a CDS encoding ROK family transcriptional regulator, translating into MEFTQSQLRILEMIKNKNRISRKKIAEELELTPAAITKSIEPLLQCGIVLEVAQRESTGGRRAIDLSLNKHWVGKILGISLTPTSLVVSVGNIEGEILKTSSYIIDENKELIDYLEEVIELELKENVGIKVISMAITGLINSENGIIIFTPHYKRKKINIRDRIEKRFNRPVLIENDVRSMALTEKYFGEAHESENYVVLNVSEGIGSSIFVNGNLLSGHGSISGEIGHVIMDRSSLRKCSCGKRGCLEAEASNKAIINRLVSMIKLNNYSSLKEKLKIKGTIDIFDVLHGVKERDFLSTKVSTEAMVIIAHSIDMIISLINPEKIILIGELFKENLLLSTLKLELQKVTLEEQKYDLIVSNILDKMHIYNPISVVRHNLFKKHLWRDEF; encoded by the coding sequence ATGGAGTTTACACAATCTCAATTGAGAATATTAGAGATGATAAAAAATAAAAATAGAATATCAAGAAAAAAAATAGCTGAAGAGTTAGAATTAACTCCTGCTGCTATAACAAAATCAATAGAACCACTTTTACAATGTGGAATAGTTTTAGAAGTTGCTCAAAGAGAATCTACAGGTGGAAGGAGAGCCATTGATTTATCTTTAAATAAACATTGGGTTGGAAAAATTTTAGGAATATCTTTAACTCCGACATCTCTTGTTGTTTCTGTAGGAAATATAGAAGGAGAAATATTAAAAACAAGTTCTTATATAATTGATGAAAATAAAGAATTGATAGATTATCTAGAAGAAGTTATTGAATTAGAATTAAAAGAGAATGTAGGAATTAAAGTTATATCAATGGCAATAACAGGCTTAATAAATTCAGAAAACGGTATAATTATTTTTACTCCTCACTATAAAAGAAAAAAAATAAATATAAGAGATAGAATTGAAAAAAGATTTAATAGGCCAGTATTAATAGAAAATGACGTTAGATCTATGGCTTTAACTGAAAAATATTTTGGTGAAGCTCATGAAAGTGAAAACTATGTAGTTTTAAATGTATCTGAAGGAATAGGAAGTTCTATTTTTGTAAATGGAAATTTATTATCAGGTCATGGATCTATATCAGGAGAAATTGGTCATGTAATAATGGATAGAAGTAGTTTGAGAAAATGCTCATGTGGAAAAAGAGGGTGTTTAGAAGCTGAAGCTTCAAATAAGGCTATAATAAATAGATTAGTTTCGATGATAAAGTTAAATAATTATAGTTCATTAAAAGAAAAATTAAAAATAAAAGGAACAATTGATATTTTTGATGTTTTACATGGGGTAAAAGAAAGAGATTTTTTAAGTACAAAAGTAAGTACAGAAGCTATGGTAATAATAGCTCACAGTATTGATATGATAATATCTTTAATAAATCCAGAGAAAATAATATTAATTGGAGAACTTTTTAAAGAGAATTTACTCTTAAGTACATTGAAGCTAGAATTGCAAAAAGTTACCTTAGAAGAACAGAAATATGATTTAATAGTTTCAAATATATTGGATAAAATGCATATATATAATCCAATATCTGTGGTAAGACATAACTTATTTAAAAAACATTTATGGAGGGATGAGTTTTGA
- a CDS encoding galactokinase, producing the protein MELIKNLVENFKKEFKKDAITSTEVFFAPGRVNLIGEHIDYNGGKVFPCALDFGTYAVVTKREDKTFRMYSENFENLGIIEFSLDSLVYDSKDDWANYPKGVIKTFLDAGFNINTGFDVLFFGNIPNGAGLSSSASIEVLTSVILRDLFTLDIDMVEMVKLCQKTENEFIGVNCGIMDQFSIGMGKKDNAILLDCNTLEYTYAPFILNNASIVIANTNKRRGLGESKYNERRASCEAALKDLKDNGVNIGALCDMTTEIFENTKHFIKSEEAISRVRHAVSENERVLKAMECLNSGDINAFGELMNGSHISLRDDYEVTGFELDSLVEAAWEEEGTIGSRMTGAGFGGCTVSLVKNEAIDSFIENVGKKYKEKTGLEAAFYIGNPGDGARKLGDF; encoded by the coding sequence ATGGAACTTATTAAAAATTTAGTAGAAAACTTTAAAAAAGAATTTAAAAAAGATGCAATAACTTCTACAGAAGTTTTCTTTGCTCCAGGAAGAGTAAATTTAATTGGAGAACATATTGATTATAACGGTGGAAAAGTATTCCCATGTGCTTTAGATTTTGGAACTTATGCTGTAGTTACAAAAAGAGAAGATAAAACTTTTAGAATGTATTCAGAAAATTTTGAAAATTTAGGAATTATCGAATTTTCTTTAGATTCTTTAGTTTATGATTCTAAAGATGATTGGGCTAACTATCCTAAAGGTGTTATTAAAACTTTCTTAGATGCTGGATTTAATATCAATACTGGTTTTGATGTTTTATTCTTCGGAAATATTCCTAACGGAGCTGGTTTATCATCTTCTGCTTCAATTGAAGTTTTAACATCTGTTATTTTAAGAGATTTATTCACTTTAGATATTGATATGGTTGAAATGGTTAAATTATGTCAAAAAACTGAGAATGAATTTATTGGAGTTAATTGCGGAATTATGGATCAATTCTCTATTGGAATGGGAAAAAAGGACAACGCCATCCTTTTAGATTGTAATACCCTTGAGTATACTTACGCTCCATTTATTTTAAATAACGCTTCTATTGTTATTGCCAATACTAATAAAAGAAGAGGATTAGGAGAATCAAAATATAATGAAAGAAGAGCATCTTGTGAAGCTGCTTTAAAAGATTTAAAAGATAATGGAGTTAATATAGGTGCTCTTTGTGATATGACTACTGAGATTTTTGAAAATACAAAACACTTTATAAAATCTGAAGAGGCTATATCTAGAGTTAGGCATGCTGTTAGTGAAAATGAAAGAGTTTTAAAAGCCATGGAATGTTTAAATTCTGGAGATATCAATGCTTTTGGTGAACTTATGAATGGTTCTCATATTTCTTTAAGAGATGACTATGAAGTTACTGGATTTGAACTTGATAGCTTAGTTGAAGCTGCTTGGGAGGAAGAAGGAACTATAGGTTCTAGAATGACTGGTGCTGGATTTGGTGGATGTACTGTATCACTAGTTAAAAACGAAGCTATTGATAGCTTCATCGAAAATGTTGGAAAAAAATATAAAGAGAAAACTGGTTTAGAAGCTGCATTTTACATTGGTAATCCAGGAGATGGAGCTAGAAAGTTAGGTGATTTTTAA
- the galT gene encoding UDP-glucose--hexose-1-phosphate uridylyltransferase: MIYSLLQELLNYGLKNNLIDSFEEVYSRNLLLDVFNLDDWKIETPKSDRDIEIILKEICDWAIQNNLINDSPAEIELLDTKIMNCITPRPTEVINKFKNDFANSPEVATANYYDFSKKTNYIRDARIKRNLHWFSETPYGDLEITINLAKPEKDPKDIEREKNMPKSSYPSCLLCLDNVGYRGRLNHPARQTHRVIPVNLKSENWYFQFSPYVYYNEHSIVFCEEHRPMKMSKDTFDRLLEFVEIFPHYCIGSNADLPIVGGSILSHDHYQAGKHTFPMEKAAIENIFTMNNFSNVTCGTIKWPMSVIRISSNNKEELSAAAEYIFKKWKDYSDESVEILAYSGETPHNTVTPIARRVGDEFQMDLALRNNRTSSEHPMGIFHPHSEVHNIKKENIGLIEVMGLAILPGRLQEEMILLEKELKNPNWKESLKENVTLSKHYDWIKNIKENRDGDITLDILKEEIGKTFSKVLEHAGVFKRDEIGNEAFKTFVNTL, translated from the coding sequence ATGATTTATTCACTTTTACAAGAACTACTTAACTATGGTTTAAAAAACAATTTAATTGATTCATTTGAAGAAGTATATTCTAGAAATTTACTTTTAGATGTTTTCAATTTAGATGATTGGAAAATAGAGACACCTAAGTCTGATAGAGATATTGAAATTATTTTAAAAGAGATTTGTGATTGGGCAATCCAAAACAATTTAATAAATGATTCTCCCGCTGAAATCGAACTTTTAGATACAAAAATTATGAATTGTATAACTCCAAGACCAACAGAAGTTATCAATAAATTTAAAAACGATTTTGCAAATTCTCCAGAAGTTGCCACAGCTAATTACTATGATTTTTCTAAAAAAACAAATTATATAAGAGATGCTAGAATAAAAAGAAATCTTCACTGGTTTTCTGAAACTCCTTATGGAGATTTAGAAATAACTATTAACCTAGCAAAGCCTGAGAAGGATCCTAAAGATATTGAAAGAGAAAAAAATATGCCTAAATCATCGTATCCTAGTTGCCTTTTATGCTTAGATAATGTTGGATACAGAGGAAGATTAAATCACCCAGCTAGACAAACACATAGAGTAATTCCTGTAAATTTAAAGTCTGAAAATTGGTATTTTCAATTCTCTCCATACGTTTACTATAATGAGCACTCTATCGTATTTTGTGAAGAACACAGACCGATGAAGATGAGCAAAGATACTTTTGATAGACTTTTAGAGTTTGTGGAAATTTTCCCTCACTACTGTATTGGTTCTAACGCTGATTTACCTATTGTTGGAGGTTCTATTTTATCTCACGATCACTACCAAGCTGGTAAACATACTTTCCCAATGGAAAAAGCTGCTATTGAAAATATTTTTACTATGAATAATTTCTCTAATGTTACTTGTGGAACTATTAAATGGCCTATGTCAGTTATTAGAATTTCTTCTAATAATAAGGAGGAATTATCTGCAGCTGCCGAGTATATATTCAAAAAATGGAAAGATTACAGCGATGAATCTGTAGAAATTTTAGCTTATTCCGGGGAAACTCCACATAATACAGTTACGCCTATTGCTAGAAGAGTTGGAGATGAATTCCAAATGGATTTAGCTTTAAGAAATAATAGAACATCTTCAGAACATCCTATGGGAATTTTCCATCCACACAGTGAAGTTCATAATATAAAGAAAGAAAATATTGGTCTTATTGAAGTTATGGGACTTGCTATTCTTCCTGGACGTCTTCAAGAAGAAATGATTCTTTTAGAAAAAGAATTAAAAAATCCTAATTGGAAAGAGTCATTAAAAGAAAATGTAACTCTAAGTAAACACTACGATTGGATTAAAAATATAAAAGAAAATAGAGATGGAGATATCACTTTAGATATCTTAAAAGAAGAGATTGGAAAGACTTTCTCTAAAGTTTTAGAGCACGCTGGTGTCTTCAAAAGAGATGAAATCGGAAATGAAGCTTTTAAAACTTTTGTTAATACGCTATAA
- a CDS encoding GIY-YIG nuclease family protein, with protein sequence MILDKKWYVYILRCENNSLYTGITTDVKKRFLQHSNGKGAKYTRVHKPIKIEAVFITENRSSATKEEIRIKRLTKAQKERLCKNSFNDILNITN encoded by the coding sequence ATGATTTTAGATAAAAAATGGTATGTTTATATTTTAAGATGTGAAAACAACTCTTTGTATACAGGCATAACAACTGATGTAAAAAAACGTTTTTTACAACATTCAAATGGAAAGGGAGCTAAGTATACAAGAGTTCATAAACCTATAAAAATAGAAGCGGTTTTCATTACAGAAAACCGCTCTTCTGCAACTAAAGAAGAAATTCGAATTAAAAGGTTAACAAAAGCTCAAAAAGAGAGATTGTGCAAAAACTCTTTTAATGATATACTCAACATAACTAATTAA